Proteins encoded in a region of the Bradyrhizobium sp. CB3481 genome:
- the coaE gene encoding dephospho-CoA kinase (Dephospho-CoA kinase (CoaE) performs the final step in coenzyme A biosynthesis.) has translation MLVLGLTGSIGMGKSTTGKLFVEAGVPLYDADAEVHKLYEGAAVPAIEAAFPGTTSNGKVDRQKLSERVVHDPAAMKQLEQIVHPMLGAGRQKFFADAERAGVPVVVVDVPLLYETGGEKRVDAVVVVTTSPELQRERVLARGTMDAAKLDSIIARQVPDAEKRKRADFVVDTSHGLDPVRAQIKDILAAVVKMPQRRS, from the coding sequence ATGCTAGTTCTCGGTCTCACCGGCTCGATCGGCATGGGCAAGTCCACGACGGGAAAGCTGTTCGTGGAAGCGGGCGTGCCGCTGTATGACGCCGATGCCGAGGTCCACAAGCTCTATGAGGGCGCAGCGGTTCCGGCGATCGAGGCGGCCTTTCCCGGCACGACGTCGAATGGCAAGGTCGATCGGCAAAAGCTCAGCGAGCGTGTGGTGCATGATCCCGCGGCCATGAAGCAGCTCGAGCAGATCGTCCATCCCATGCTCGGCGCCGGCCGGCAGAAATTCTTCGCCGATGCCGAGCGCGCCGGCGTGCCTGTCGTCGTGGTGGATGTGCCGCTGCTCTACGAGACTGGCGGCGAGAAGCGCGTCGATGCCGTGGTCGTGGTGACGACCTCGCCGGAACTACAGCGCGAGCGGGTGCTGGCGCGCGGCACCATGGATGCCGCAAAACTCGATTCCATCATTGCGCGCCAGGTACCCGACGCAGAGAAGCGGAAGCGCGCCGATTTCGTGGTGGATACCTCCCACGGCCTCGACCCTGTGCGGGCGCAAATCAAGGACATTCTGGCCGCGGTTGTTAAGATGCCGCAGCGGCGGAGCTGA
- a CDS encoding Maf family protein has product MTIWRVQRPLILASQSRARQMLLANAGLPFEAVPADIDERAIQQQSGLLKPGEIAALLAQEKALFVSAKMPDRYVVGADQTLALGQRLFSKPAGRAQAAEQLRALAGNTHELHSAVSVARDGKLLFSGISIARMTMRQLSGEDIRIYLDTAGDAVTTSVGAYQLEGLGVHLFERIEGDHFTILGLPLLPLLAFLRGQGLLGV; this is encoded by the coding sequence CACTGATCCTAGCCTCGCAGAGCCGCGCGCGGCAGATGCTGCTCGCCAATGCCGGCCTCCCTTTCGAGGCGGTGCCCGCCGATATCGATGAGCGCGCAATCCAGCAGCAATCGGGCTTGCTTAAGCCCGGAGAGATTGCCGCGCTTCTGGCGCAGGAAAAAGCGCTGTTCGTTTCGGCCAAGATGCCGGACCGCTATGTGGTCGGCGCCGACCAGACGCTGGCGCTCGGCCAGCGATTGTTCTCCAAGCCGGCAGGCCGCGCGCAGGCGGCGGAGCAACTACGCGCCCTGGCCGGGAATACGCACGAGCTGCATTCCGCCGTTTCGGTGGCTCGGGATGGCAAGCTGTTGTTTTCCGGGATTTCGATCGCGCGCATGACCATGCGCCAGTTGAGCGGCGAGGACATACGGATCTATCTGGATACGGCTGGCGACGCCGTCACGACTAGTGTCGGGGCCTATCAGTTGGAGGGGCTCGGCGTGCATTTGTTCGAGCGCATCGAGGGCGACCATTTTACAATTCTCGGTCTGCCGCTGTTGCCTCTGCTTGCATTCCTGCGGGGGCAGGGGCTACTCGGTGTCTGA